Proteins found in one Abyssibius alkaniclasticus genomic segment:
- the hemC gene encoding hydroxymethylbilane synthase: protein MGIQYNTSRLLKIGTRGSPLALAQAHETRDRLMAAHGMAAAQFEIVVIKTTGDAVQDRSLSEIGGKGLFTKEIEEALLDGSIDIAVHSMKDMPTFLPDGLALSTYLPREDMRDAFISRRFAGIAELPMGAVVGTSSLRRRAQLLARRPDLRVVEFRGNVQTRLRKLDEGVAEATFLACAGLNRLGMAEIAKPIDARDMLPAVAQGAIGIEQRIGDDPVFRLLALLDHGETRLQLAAERAFLAALDGSCRTPIAALAQRVGDRLQLHGEILRPDGSIRHAGVWDCAPDEAAAMGAAAGQELKQRAGPGFLD from the coding sequence ATGGGCATTCAATACAACACATCCAGACTTCTGAAAATCGGCACGCGCGGCAGCCCGCTGGCGCTGGCACAGGCGCATGAAACCCGCGACCGGCTGATGGCGGCGCATGGCATGGCGGCCGCGCAGTTCGAGATTGTGGTGATCAAGACCACGGGCGACGCTGTGCAAGACCGATCGCTGAGCGAAATTGGCGGCAAGGGGCTGTTTACCAAGGAAATCGAAGAGGCGCTGCTGGATGGAAGCATCGACATCGCCGTGCATTCGATGAAGGACATGCCCACATTTCTGCCCGATGGGCTGGCGCTCAGCACCTATCTGCCGCGCGAAGACATGCGCGATGCGTTCATTTCACGGCGGTTTGCGGGCATTGCCGAGCTGCCAATGGGCGCCGTGGTTGGCACATCGAGCCTGCGACGGCGCGCCCAGCTTTTGGCCCGTCGCCCCGATTTGCGGGTGGTGGAGTTTCGCGGCAATGTGCAAACCCGCCTGCGCAAGCTCGATGAAGGTGTGGCCGAGGCGACGTTTCTGGCCTGTGCCGGGCTGAACCGGCTGGGGATGGCGGAAATCGCCAAACCCATTGATGCGCGCGATATGCTGCCCGCCGTTGCCCAGGGCGCGATTGGCATTGAACAGCGCATTGGCGATGATCCTGTCTTTAGGCTGCTTGCTTTGCTCGACCACGGTGAAACCCGGCTGCAACTGGCGGCGGAACGCGCGTTTCTGGCGGCGCTCGATGGTTCCTGCCGCACGCCGATCGCCGCATTGGCGCAGCGTGTGGGCGACAGGTTGCAGCTTCACGGTGAAATTCTGCGCCCCGATGGCAGTATCCGCCATGCCGGGGTGTGGGACTGCGCCCCCGATGAGGCGGCCGCAATGGGTGCAGCGGCTGGCCAAGAGCTGAAACAGCGCGCCGGGCCGGGCTTCCTTGACTAG
- a CDS encoding glutathione S-transferase, protein MCNHPIFWSFRRCPYAMRARLAVLGAGLKVELREIVLRDKPQAFLNTSPSATVPALRLGDKVLDESLDIMVWALKQRDPQRLLDMPDEGWQLIARNDGPFKAALDHTKYAVRYPDLDPRAERAKAAAVLDDLNARLQGKPALFGARDTMADLAVLPFLRQFAHIDRAWFAAQPWPGLHAYLNRFMASDAFARIMPKYAPWRPGAAPLWFGG, encoded by the coding sequence ATGTGCAACCACCCCATATTCTGGAGCTTCCGGCGCTGCCCCTATGCGATGCGCGCGCGGCTTGCCGTTCTTGGTGCGGGCCTGAAGGTCGAACTGCGCGAGATCGTGCTGCGCGACAAGCCGCAGGCCTTTCTAAACACCTCGCCAAGCGCCACCGTGCCGGCCTTGCGGCTGGGAGACAAGGTGCTGGATGAAAGCCTCGATATCATGGTCTGGGCGCTGAAGCAGCGCGACCCGCAGCGCCTGCTGGACATGCCCGACGAGGGCTGGCAGTTGATTGCGCGCAATGACGGCCCGTTCAAGGCGGCGCTCGACCACACCAAATATGCCGTGCGCTACCCCGATCTTGACCCGCGCGCCGAACGTGCCAAGGCCGCAGCCGTGCTGGATGATCTGAATGCGCGGTTGCAAGGAAAGCCCGCATTGTTTGGCGCGCGCGACACGATGGCCGATCTGGCTGTCCTGCCCTTCTTGCGCCAATTCGCCCATATCGACCGCGCCTGGTTTGCGGCGCAGCCCTGGCCCGGTTTGCACGCCTATCTGAACCGCTTCATGGCAAGCGATGCCTTTGCGCGGATCATGCCAAAATATGCTCCCTGGCGGCCGGGTGCCGCCCCGCTATGGTTTGGCGGCTGA
- a CDS encoding mechanosensitive ion channel family protein produces the protein MPIRFSFHSLVMVAAALLTLVATPLVAQDAPAEPDAEITASDQNVTVDPIAPDLRIGARIADILAATGWYDALDVRVENGIVFLNGTAGSEAQKAWARDLANKTDGVVAVVNQIEIAAEIDWNFDPAVKELRRLVESSAAALPVLLLALVVLPLAWYIAHLVARLMRWVFARRISSPFLRSIVARAISFPVFLIGLYIVLQVAGLTQLALSLVGGAGILGIVIGFAFRDIAENFLASLLLSVQRPFKRGDFIKVDGQQGVVKSMTTRSTLLISVEGNHIQIPNATIFKSTIENFTADAQRRGDFVIGVGYDAVISDVQQIILAVLQDHQAVLNDPPPMALIDNLGASTVNMRVYYWFDGHAYSSLKIKSALLRMIMGALSEAGVSMPDEAREVIFPQGVPFIKMDEAAPGAAPPTAPSTASPTAPAKPAAPMLSEAEQDLTAETQDIESQTVLDKQDASEDLLGNGGA, from the coding sequence ATGCCTATTCGCTTCTCTTTTCATAGCCTTGTCATGGTGGCCGCTGCGCTTTTGACACTTGTCGCCACACCGCTTGTTGCACAGGATGCCCCTGCCGAACCCGATGCCGAGATCACCGCATCCGATCAGAATGTCACGGTCGATCCGATTGCACCGGATCTGCGCATCGGCGCGCGCATCGCCGATATTCTGGCGGCGACCGGCTGGTATGATGCGCTGGATGTGCGGGTTGAAAACGGCATTGTCTTTCTGAATGGCACAGCGGGCAGCGAGGCGCAGAAGGCCTGGGCGCGCGATCTGGCCAATAAAACCGACGGGGTTGTCGCCGTTGTCAACCAGATCGAAATTGCCGCCGAGATTGACTGGAATTTCGACCCCGCCGTGAAGGAACTGCGCCGCCTGGTGGAAAGCAGCGCCGCGGCCCTGCCGGTTTTGCTGCTGGCCCTGGTCGTTCTGCCACTGGCCTGGTATATTGCCCATCTGGTGGCGCGGCTCATGCGCTGGGTTTTCGCGCGGCGGATCAGTTCGCCGTTTTTGCGCAGCATCGTGGCGCGGGCCATATCATTCCCGGTATTTCTGATCGGGCTTTACATTGTTTTGCAGGTGGCGGGGCTTACGCAGCTTGCACTGTCGCTGGTTGGCGGTGCCGGTATTCTGGGTATCGTCATCGGTTTTGCCTTTCGCGACATTGCCGAAAACTTCCTTGCCAGCCTGCTGCTGAGCGTGCAGCGCCCCTTCAAGCGCGGCGATTTCATCAAGGTCGATGGCCAGCAGGGCGTGGTGAAAAGCATGACCACCCGCAGCACCCTGTTGATATCGGTCGAGGGCAACCACATTCAAATTCCCAATGCGACGATTTTCAAAAGCACGATCGAGAATTTCACGGCCGATGCCCAGCGCCGGGGCGATTTCGTGATTGGGGTGGGTTATGATGCGGTGATTTCCGATGTGCAGCAGATCATCCTTGCGGTGTTGCAAGACCATCAGGCGGTGCTGAACGACCCGCCCCCGATGGCGCTGATCGACAATCTGGGTGCCTCGACGGTGAATATGCGGGTCTATTACTGGTTTGACGGGCACGCCTACTCATCGCTCAAGATCAAATCGGCGCTGTTGCGGATGATCATGGGCGCCTTGAGCGAAGCCGGCGTCTCAATGCCCGACGAGGCGCGCGAAGTGATCTTCCCGCAAGGGGTGCCGTTTATCAAGATGGATGAAGCCGCGCCCGGCGCCGCCCCGCCAACCGCCCCGTCAACTGCCTCGCCAACCGCCCCGGCAAAACCCGCCGCGCCAATGCTTTCAGAGGCGGAACAAGACCTGACCGCCGAAACCCAGGATATCGAAAGCCAGACCGTGCTGGACAAGCAGGATGCAAGCGAAGACCTGCTTGGCAATGGCGGAGCTTAG
- a CDS encoding YihY/virulence factor BrkB family protein — MNRSQHKRRKPQVSPRVWWRVLRRVMAAADRFNLGPLAAGVAFYAMLSIFPALAATIGIWGFVADPLVMQDQLELARQLLPDDAFKLLNDQVSALIAANNSTLQLASILSILLAIWTARNAVATVIRGLNVIYRADHHTALKRYAMALGLTFLLILIALLAFAAVVVIPAILAYVQIPVGLEMTITTAKWLVLLVAVFFGIGLLYRFGPNRRAAKPGFVTPGAVLALVVWAAGSFALSTYLRNFGSFNEVYGSLGAIVGLLFWFYISAYIVLLGALLNAELERSALQTTADVDGS; from the coding sequence GTGAACAGATCGCAGCATAAAAGGCGCAAGCCGCAGGTCAGCCCCAGGGTCTGGTGGCGGGTTTTGCGCCGGGTCATGGCGGCGGCAGACCGGTTCAACCTGGGGCCCTTGGCGGCGGGTGTCGCCTTTTATGCGATGCTGTCCATTTTTCCGGCGCTGGCCGCAACCATCGGCATCTGGGGCTTTGTGGCCGATCCGCTGGTCATGCAAGACCAGTTGGAACTGGCCCGCCAATTGTTGCCCGATGATGCGTTCAAGCTGCTGAACGATCAGGTTTCGGCCCTGATTGCCGCCAATAATTCGACATTGCAACTGGCCAGTATCCTGTCGATTCTGCTGGCCATCTGGACAGCGCGCAACGCGGTTGCGACGGTCATTCGCGGGCTCAATGTCATCTATCGCGCAGACCATCATACCGCGCTCAAACGCTATGCAATGGCGCTGGGGCTGACCTTTTTGCTGATCCTCATCGCCCTTCTGGCCTTTGCCGCCGTGGTGGTCATTCCGGCAATTCTGGCCTATGTGCAAATTCCGGTCGGGCTGGAAATGACCATCACCACCGCCAAATGGCTGGTCTTGCTGGTGGCGGTGTTTTTCGGCATTGGGCTGCTCTATCGCTTCGGGCCCAACCGGCGCGCGGCAAAGCCGGGCTTTGTTACGCCGGGCGCGGTTCTGGCGCTGGTCGTCTGGGCGGCCGGGTCATTCGCCCTGTCGACCTATTTGCGGAATTTCGGCAGTTTCAACGAGGTTTACGGCTCGCTCGGGGCCATTGTCGGGCTGCTGTTCTGGTTCTATATCAGCGCCTATATCGTTCTGCTGGGCGCGCTCCTGAATGCCGAGTTGGAGCGTTCAGCCCTCCAGACCACCGCAGATGTTGACGGCAGCTGA
- a CDS encoding uroporphyrinogen-III synthase — translation MTRTLLLTRPLADSQAFAARLPQGWRAHIAPMQDMRDLPASPDFAQADALVFTSQNGVRSFASRWALRDLPAFCVGPATADMAESLGLRAIAAQGDLPSLAALLALQPAQNLLYLHGRHVSGDLAQALAGSGHFLQSHAIYDQQARGLDAATQRALTAGKIHAVALFSPRSARLLAESLPDGALLHCFCLSQNVADAAQGLGTSSVAAEPSAAALLAIIGASAGRFR, via the coding sequence TTGACTAGAACGCTGCTTCTAACCCGGCCCCTGGCCGATTCGCAGGCCTTCGCCGCCCGCCTGCCCCAAGGCTGGCGCGCCCATATCGCACCCATGCAGGACATGCGCGACCTGCCCGCTTCGCCCGATTTCGCACAGGCTGATGCGCTGGTCTTCACCTCGCAAAACGGCGTGCGCAGCTTTGCATCGCGCTGGGCGCTGCGCGATTTGCCCGCCTTTTGTGTGGGTCCGGCCACGGCAGACATGGCCGAAAGCCTTGGCTTGCGTGCGATTGCCGCGCAGGGCGATTTGCCGAGCCTTGCCGCCCTGTTGGCGCTACAGCCCGCGCAAAACCTGCTTTATCTGCATGGCAGGCATGTCAGCGGCGATTTGGCACAGGCGCTGGCGGGCAGCGGCCATTTCTTGCAAAGCCACGCAATTTACGACCAGCAGGCCCGTGGGCTGGATGCGGCGACACAGCGCGCCCTGACGGCGGGAAAGATCCATGCGGTTGCCCTGTTTTCGCCCCGTTCCGCGCGGCTTCTGGCCGAATCCCTGCCCGATGGCGCTTTGCTGCATTGCTTTTGTTTGTCGCAGAATGTGGCAGATGCGGCGCAAGGCCTTGGCACAAGCAGCGTTGCCGCCGAACCAAGCGCGGCGGCGCTATTGGCGATAATCGGCGCAAGTGCGGGCCGATTTCGCTGA
- a CDS encoding twitch domain-containing radical SAM protein, translated as MSDSSPKRPLCAAPFGSISVNASGQVRPCCLYEGDLGKLRDGDMESHWNGKPFAELRAAMERGEKIKACWKCWSAEDAGLNSLRMDFNRNFADILEDGQRPKNPVHLDLRYSNLCNFRCRSCHHGASSRWFADARALGINLGDTPLLSAFSSAQDGLAQFQKIGNEVRTLYFAGGEPLLERQNADMLQWLIDEGRTDINLAYNSNLSVLEVEKTPLLPLWNRFKSVSIEASVDAAHAAGALVRSGFDWAQFVANIAQLRKACPHVRLTAGVTVSALNLARLAELFVALERDCGISHDKVKFHALQLPAFYDVTILPADLREKAAVDLAALGRDHAARHTGSVMPARFRKFIARLEPESIGYWPAHIDYLRREFRKMTKKLDALRGEDTASVLPELAGLLA; from the coding sequence ATGAGTGACAGCAGCCCCAAACGCCCGCTTTGCGCCGCCCCCTTCGGGTCGATTTCGGTCAACGCGTCCGGGCAGGTGCGGCCCTGTTGTCTGTATGAGGGCGACCTTGGCAAGCTGCGCGATGGCGATATGGAAAGCCATTGGAACGGCAAACCCTTTGCCGAGCTTCGCGCCGCAATGGAGCGCGGCGAAAAGATAAAGGCCTGCTGGAAATGCTGGTCGGCCGAAGATGCCGGGCTGAACAGTTTGCGCATGGATTTCAACCGCAATTTTGCCGATATTCTGGAAGACGGGCAACGCCCGAAAAACCCCGTGCATCTGGACCTGCGTTATTCAAACCTGTGCAATTTTCGCTGCCGAAGCTGCCATCACGGCGCATCGTCGCGCTGGTTTGCCGATGCCAGGGCGCTGGGGATCAACCTGGGCGATACGCCGCTGCTTTCGGCGTTTTCCTCGGCTCAGGACGGGCTGGCGCAGTTCCAAAAAATCGGCAACGAGGTGCGCACGCTCTATTTTGCCGGTGGCGAGCCGCTGCTCGAACGCCAGAATGCCGACATGCTGCAATGGCTGATCGATGAGGGCCGCACCGATATCAACCTAGCCTATAACAGCAATCTTTCGGTGCTGGAGGTGGAAAAAACCCCGCTTCTGCCGCTGTGGAACCGGTTCAAGAGTGTCAGCATCGAGGCGAGCGTTGATGCCGCCCATGCGGCCGGTGCCCTTGTGCGCAGCGGGTTTGACTGGGCGCAATTCGTCGCCAATATCGCGCAATTGCGCAAGGCCTGCCCGCATGTCAGGCTGACGGCCGGGGTCACGGTTTCGGCGCTCAACCTTGCGCGGCTGGCAGAGCTGTTTGTGGCGCTTGAACGTGATTGCGGCATCAGCCATGACAAGGTGAAGTTCCACGCATTGCAACTGCCCGCCTTTTACGATGTGACGATCCTGCCCGCCGATCTGCGCGAAAAGGCGGCGGTGGATCTGGCAGCACTTGGGCGCGACCATGCCGCGCGCCATACCGGCAGCGTGATGCCCGCGCGGTTTCGCAAGTTCATCGCGCGGCTGGAGCCTGAATCCATCGGCTATTGGCCTGCGCATATCGACTATCTGCGCCGCGAATTCCGCAAGATGACCAAAAAGCTCGACGCATTGCGCGGCGAGGATACGGCCAGTGTCTTGCCGGAGCTGGCCGGGCTGCTGGCATAG
- a CDS encoding heme biosynthesis protein HemY: protein MIWSILKMALFVAIAAALAWGAAYVQDTPGVITFAFAGRERELTPLAFLIALLVLFVAFWLVIKLVGLVLAVLRFLTGDETALSRYFDKSRERRGYAALSDGMIALAAGDGARATARAAKADRLLARPELTRILAAQAAELSGDTSGAQEHYKVLLADKSTRYVGIVGLMKARLAANDTKAALQLAERAFALRPRDKLMQDTLFDLQIRAGHWGGARQTLRYKVKSGTLPRDVAQRREAVLLLGDAMKAHAAGDGPRARADALSANRAAPGLVPAAVLAAQVHAGDGNMRAATAALRKAWGQQPHPDLAAAWDGLADDADAQARIARFQPLLKLAPDHAESRILDCELQLAAEDFPAARRALGNLASTSPNGRVLSLMAAIVQGEGGEEHEVRAWLARALAAPRGETWVCESCNHLHAKWAPLCENCQGLDTLHWALPPEGSAAELSPSMLALLAKSQTLQAADEDTPLDAEIMPEDEEPEASDGTAAADEAENRQT, encoded by the coding sequence ATGATCTGGTCTATCCTCAAGATGGCGCTGTTCGTGGCCATTGCCGCCGCGCTCGCCTGGGGCGCTGCCTATGTGCAGGACACGCCCGGCGTGATCACCTTCGCCTTTGCCGGGCGCGAGCGTGAGCTGACGCCACTGGCCTTTCTCATCGCGCTTTTGGTGCTGTTTGTGGCTTTCTGGCTGGTCATCAAGCTTGTCGGGCTGGTGCTGGCCGTGTTGCGCTTTCTCACCGGCGATGAAACCGCGCTGAGCCGCTATTTCGACAAATCGCGCGAACGGCGCGGCTATGCGGCCCTGTCAGATGGCATGATCGCGCTGGCTGCGGGCGATGGCGCGCGTGCCACGGCCCGTGCCGCCAAGGCCGACCGTTTGCTTGCCAGGCCCGAGCTTACCCGCATTCTGGCCGCCCAGGCGGCCGAGCTTTCGGGCGATACCAGCGGCGCACAAGAGCATTACAAGGTGCTTTTAGCCGATAAATCCACCCGCTATGTGGGCATTGTCGGGCTGATGAAGGCGCGGCTGGCCGCAAATGATACCAAAGCCGCTCTGCAACTGGCCGAGCGCGCCTTTGCCCTGCGCCCGCGCGACAAGCTGATGCAGGACACGCTGTTCGATCTGCAAATCAGGGCCGGTCATTGGGGCGGGGCGCGCCAAACGCTGCGCTACAAGGTGAAATCCGGCACATTGCCGCGCGATGTTGCGCAGCGGCGCGAGGCGGTTTTGCTGCTGGGCGATGCGATGAAGGCCCATGCCGCCGGCGATGGCCCGCGCGCCCGTGCCGACGCACTTTCGGCCAACCGCGCCGCCCCCGGCCTTGTGCCCGCCGCCGTGCTGGCCGCGCAAGTTCATGCGGGCGATGGGAATATGCGCGCCGCCACGGCCGCTTTGCGCAAGGCCTGGGGCCAGCAGCCCCACCCCGACCTTGCCGCCGCCTGGGATGGTCTGGCCGATGATGCAGATGCTCAGGCGCGTATTGCGCGCTTTCAACCGCTGCTCAAGCTTGCCCCCGACCATGCGGAATCGCGCATTCTGGACTGTGAATTGCAGCTTGCAGCCGAAGATTTTCCCGCCGCCCGCCGTGCGCTTGGTAACCTTGCCAGCACCAGCCCGAACGGGCGCGTTCTGTCGCTGATGGCGGCCATCGTGCAGGGCGAAGGCGGTGAGGAACACGAGGTGCGCGCCTGGCTCGCCCGCGCGCTTGCCGCCCCGCGCGGCGAAACTTGGGTCTGCGAAAGCTGCAACCATCTGCACGCCAAATGGGCGCCGCTTTGCGAAAACTGCCAAGGGCTCGACACCCTGCACTGGGCCCTGCCACCGGAAGGCAGCGCCGCCGAGCTTTCCCCCTCGATGCTTGCCCTTCTGGCCAAAAGCCAGACCCTTCAGGCTGCGGATGAAGACACGCCGCTCGATGCCGAGATCATGCCCGAGGATGAGGAGCCGGAGGCTTCCGATGGCACCGCAGCCGCGGATGAGGCGGAGAACCGGCAGACCTGA
- a CDS encoding COG4223 family protein — MSGSDESSTRGEDVVQEANEVQAVEHHDIDEDEGELDEHHVSLAARSLQILAILVVGGALALWAGPRLAPNLPSGMGAVARWLTPGASLAEAQVAELRSTFEARLAAQAPQIDAGAIDARIAASPNLAGMAAEIAALNEKLSALETLPADLDDRIALVESRLEAAEAMEARLETQLRDLVTAGMAGDSQAAADITAYGATIEALRSRIADLDEQLAAQAARMDAITAEIRNEAETAIADATAARASSELQAALIALEAALADGLPYAGTLEWLNAMQGAEIPAELAAQAASGVTSTAELLDSFPSLAHEAIRIDIRRTGAETTLGQFGAFLESQVASRSLTPQQGDSVDAILSRAEAALRADDLAAAIGEMQSLPAHAQAVFAGWMEAAAQRQAVLADYSTLKSTLLEGAQ, encoded by the coding sequence ATGAGCGGAAGCGACGAGTCCAGCACACGTGGTGAAGACGTGGTTCAAGAGGCGAATGAGGTTCAGGCGGTTGAACATCATGACATCGACGAGGATGAGGGCGAGCTTGACGAGCATCATGTATCGCTGGCCGCGCGCAGCCTGCAAATTCTGGCCATTCTCGTGGTGGGTGGCGCGCTGGCGCTTTGGGCCGGCCCGCGCCTTGCCCCGAACCTGCCCAGCGGCATGGGGGCGGTGGCCCGCTGGCTGACCCCGGGCGCCAGCCTTGCCGAAGCACAGGTTGCCGAATTGCGCAGCACGTTTGAAGCCCGGCTCGCCGCGCAAGCCCCGCAAATTGATGCAGGCGCGATTGATGCGCGCATCGCGGCTTCCCCCAATCTGGCCGGCATGGCGGCAGAAATCGCGGCGCTGAACGAAAAGCTGAGCGCGCTCGAAACATTGCCCGCCGATCTGGATGACCGGATTGCGCTTGTCGAATCGCGCCTTGAAGCCGCCGAGGCGATGGAAGCCCGGCTTGAAACGCAACTGCGCGATCTGGTGACAGCGGGCATGGCGGGCGACAGCCAGGCCGCCGCCGATATTACCGCCTATGGCGCAACGATCGAGGCGCTGCGCAGCCGCATTGCCGACCTTGATGAACAGCTTGCCGCTCAGGCCGCGCGCATGGATGCGATTACCGCTGAAATCCGCAACGAGGCGGAAACCGCCATTGCCGATGCCACCGCCGCGCGCGCCAGTTCCGAGCTTCAGGCCGCGCTGATCGCGCTGGAAGCCGCCCTGGCCGATGGCCTGCCCTATGCGGGCACGCTGGAATGGCTGAACGCCATGCAGGGCGCCGAAATTCCGGCCGAACTTGCCGCGCAGGCCGCCAGTGGCGTGACCAGCACCGCCGAATTGCTCGACAGTTTCCCCAGCTTGGCGCATGAGGCGATTCGCATCGACATTCGCCGCACCGGGGCTGAAACGACGCTTGGCCAGTTTGGCGCCTTCCTGGAATCGCAGGTCGCCAGCCGCTCGCTGACCCCGCAGCAGGGCGATAGCGTCGATGCCATCCTCAGCCGCGCCGAGGCTGCCTTGCGCGCCGATGATCTGGCCGCAGCAATTGGTGAAATGCAAAGTCTGCCCGCCCATGCGCAAGCTGTGTTTGCCGGCTGGATGGAGGCCGCCGCGCAGCGCCAGGCGGTTCTGGCCGATTACAGCACGCTCAAATCCACCCTGCTGGAGGGCGCGCAATGA